From Cuculus canorus isolate bCucCan1 chromosome 7, bCucCan1.pri, whole genome shotgun sequence, one genomic window encodes:
- the PBLD gene encoding phenazine biosynthesis-like domain-containing protein — MQIPIFTVDAFTNQPFSGNPAAVCLLENDLAEDLHQKIATEMNLSETAFIRKLHPGDDFTKSSCFGLRWFTPANEVPLCGHATLASAAVLFHIQKNTNSVLTFVTLSGELKARRAGDHIVLDLPRYSTYPQVFQEVEELIKAAVGDLVVQDLRYSPDTKKLLVRLSDAYERSVLEELQVKAQQFLTVEKTGKVKGLILTLKGNSSGKHKGHDFYSRYFAPWYGVLEDPVTGSAHAVLSSYWSEQLEKKEMLAFQCSRRGGELKISLRDDGRVDIAGQIAIVLKGNLTF, encoded by the exons ATGCAAATTCCCATTTTTACGGTTGATGCATTTACGAACCAGCCATTTTCTGGGAATCCTGCGGCAGTTTGTCTCCTTGAAAAt GACTTGGCTGAAGATTTGCACCAAAAAATCGCAACAGAAATGAATCTTTCAGAAACTGCGTTCATCAGGAAACTGCACCCTGGAGATGACTTTACCAAAA gTTCCTGCTTTGGACTCAGATGGTTCACCCCAGCCAATGAAGTTCCTCTCTGCGGTCATGCTACACTTGCATCAGCTGCTGTGTTATTTCACATACAAA AAAACACAAATTCAGTTCTTACATTTGTGACGCTTAGTGGTGAACTAAAAGCCAGACGAGCGGGAGATCATATTGTCCTGGACTTGCCACGTTACTCAACCTACCCACAG gtatTTCAGGAAGTAGAAGAGTTAATAAAG GCAGCTGTTGGTGACTTGGTTGTTCAAGATCTCCGGTACTCTCCTGACACAAAGAAACTCTTAGTCCGCCTGAGTGATGCTTATGAAAG GTCTGTATTGGAAGAACTGCAAGTCAAAGCACAACAGTTTTTGACAGTTGAAAAGACGGGAAAGGTGAAAGGACTCATACTGACTCTGAAGGGAAATTCTAGTGGAAAACATAAAGGCCATGATTTTTACTCCAGATATTTTGCACCTTGGTATGGAGTTCTGGAAGACCCTGTTACAG GATCTGCCCATGCGGTTTTAAGCAGCTACTGgtcagagcagctggagaagaaagaaatgcttg CTTTTCAATGTTCCCGACGTGGAGGAGAGTTGAAGATTTCACTGCGTGATGATGGAAGAGTGGACATTGCGGGGCAAATTGCTATTGTATTAAAAGGAAACCTGACTTTCTGA